The Arachis hypogaea cultivar Tifrunner chromosome 19, arahy.Tifrunner.gnm2.J5K5, whole genome shotgun sequence genome has a window encoding:
- the LOC112778851 gene encoding large ribosomal subunit protein uL6m-like — protein MTVQRHFVGFEKQWCAKDGEKTQLCGGDPAAMMQCPSNRRTAILLGGLATTALGSFISSDREGGGEILLNSFCSPANFFRILKIVGVGYKARAEDAGSQLFLKLGYSHELQLSVPPAVRGIDKGRVNHFAGTVRSIKPPDDYKGKGIMYVDEFIKRRKE, from the exons ATGACGGTGCAACGTCACTTCGTGGGCTTCGAAAAGCAGTGGTGTGCGAAGGATGGAGAGAAGACGCAACTGTGCGGCGGTGACCCAGCGGCAATGATGCAGTGTCCGAGCAACAGAAGAACTGCAATTCTCCTTGGCGGGTTAGCGACGACGGCACTGGGAAGCTTCATTTCCAGCGATAGGGAGGGCGGGGGTGAG ATTCTATTAAACTCATTTTGTTCTCCGGCAAACTTCTTTCGGATTCTTAAGATAGTTGGTGTAGGATACAAAGCCAGAGCAGAGGATGCAGGGTCTCAATTGTTCCTCAAGTTAGGATACAGTCATGAGCTTCAACTCAGCGTGCCTCCGGCGGTTCGAGGAATAGACAAGGGAAGGGTGAACCATTTCGCCGGCACTGTCCGGAGTATCAAGCCGCCAGACGACTACAAAGGCAAGGGAATAATGTATGTTGATGAATTTATCAAGAGAAGAAAGGAATAA
- the LOC112776629 gene encoding uncharacterized protein, which yields MEETEACANHSPLVLLKQGAEARVFESNFVGRRSVIKERFSKKYRHPTLDTKLTLRRLNAEARCMTKARKLGVCTPALYAVDTVLNTLTFEYVEGPSLKEVLLEFGLKGVVEEWLDDIASQVGDAIGKLHDGGLIHGDLTTSNMLLKSGTNQLVLIDFGLSFTSTLPEDKAVDLYVLERALLSMHSSCGNVMDRILAAYRKSSKQWSSTLNKLAQVRQRGRKKTMVG from the exons ATGGAGGAGACTGAAGCTTGTGCAAACCACAGCCCGCTCGTTCTGTTAAAGCAAGGTGCTGAAGCT AGGGTTTTTGAGTCCAATTTTGTGGGGAGGAGGTCTGTTATCAAGGAACGCTTCTCAAAGAAGTATAGGCATCCAACTTTGGATACTAAGCTTACCCTTAGGCGCTTAAATGCT GAGGCTAGGTGCATGACCAAAGCGAGAAAGCTTGGGGTTTGCACTCCTGCACTCTATGCCGTGGATACTGTCTTGAACACTTTAACTTTTGAGTATGTTGAGGGCCCTTCCCTCAAAGAAGTACTTCTTGAATTTGGGTTGAAAGGTGTTGTTGAAGAGTGGCTTGATGATATTGCTTCCCAAGTTGGTGATGCAATTGGTAAATTGCATGATGGTGGCCTTATTCATGGTGACTTAACAACATCAAATATGTTGCTGAAGAGTGGTACCAATCAATTG GTCCTAATTGACTTTGGATTGAGCTTCACTTCAACTCTACCAGAAGATAAAGCTGTTGATTTGTATGTTCTGGAAAGAGCTCTTCTTTCAATGCATTCATCATGTGGGAATGTG ATGGATCGAATACTTGCTGCATACCGCAAGTCATCAAAGCAGTGGTCATCCACATTGAATAAACTTGCTCAAG TGCGACAAAGAGGGCGAAAGAAGACCATGGTTGGATGA